CATTGAATGGGCAGACGCGATTATTTTCAGTACACCAACTCGTTTCGGTGTCATGGCATCCCAAATGAAGCAGTTTATTGATCTTCAAGGTGGATTATGGGCAAGCGGTAAAACGATTAACAAAGTTGTCAGTGGGATGACATCCGCACAAAACCCAAATGGCGGTCAGGAAGCGACATTACATTCATTATATACAGCGATGATGCACTGGGGTGCGATTATTGCTGCTCCTGGATATACTGACCCAGTTATATTCGGTGCAGGCGGAAACCCATATGGAACAAGTGTAACAGTAGACCAAGATGGCAAGATGGTTGATGACGTGGAAGCTGCAGTCAAACATCAAGCAAAACGCACAGTAACTGTTGCGGGATGGGTTAAAAAAGGGAATCAATAAGATAGTCTGTAAAGAGTCAATCAAATTTGATTGGCTCTTTAAGTTTAAATAAACCGCTTAGAACCTATCCTATCAATGAAAAAGGATTAGGAGGAATTTAATTGAAACAAAAAGTAGTTGGAGCAGTTTTGATAACCGTATTGTTTATACTGGGCGGGTGCGGGAAAGGCAGTAACTCGAAAATCCCTGTGAGTGGGAAAAGTACGGACATGATTGAAGCACCTCTCATCAACACAGAAGGTACTGAGATTGGTGAAGTTACACTAACGGAGGGTAAAAACGGTGTAACGATTCGAGTTGCTGCGGAAGGACTACCGCCAGGTGAACACGGTTTTCATATTCATGAAAAAGGGGAATGTATTCCCCCGAAATTTGAATCTGCCGGCGGCCATTTTAATCCAACTCATAAAGAGCATGGCTTTGATAATCCCAAAGGCTTCCATCTAGGTGATTTGCCGAATATTGAAGTCGCAGAAGATGGTACAGTCGACGCGATTGTATCGACAGCAAATGTTACCCTTCAACAGGGGGAAGAAAATTCAATTTTCGATGAAGACGGCAGCTCCCTTATGATTCACGCGAAGGCAGATGATTACAAAACAGATCCGGCTGGTAATTCAGGAGATCGAATTGCTTGTGCAGTTATCGCTGAATAAGTTGAAAAATCCCTTTCAAATGCGAGGACGCATCAGAAAGGGATTAT
This window of the Sporosarcina ureilytica genome carries:
- the wrbA gene encoding NAD(P)H:quinone oxidoreductase; this translates as MSNVKLAIVFYSMGGTNYQLAKWAAEGAQEAGAEVRVLKVQELAPESVIEGNEGWKATVNATKDVPVATSEDIEWADAIIFSTPTRFGVMASQMKQFIDLQGGLWASGKTINKVVSGMTSAQNPNGGQEATLHSLYTAMMHWGAIIAAPGYTDPVIFGAGGNPYGTSVTVDQDGKMVDDVEAAVKHQAKRTVTVAGWVKKGNQ
- a CDS encoding superoxide dismutase family protein; translated protein: MKQKVVGAVLITVLFILGGCGKGSNSKIPVSGKSTDMIEAPLINTEGTEIGEVTLTEGKNGVTIRVAAEGLPPGEHGFHIHEKGECIPPKFESAGGHFNPTHKEHGFDNPKGFHLGDLPNIEVAEDGTVDAIVSTANVTLQQGEENSIFDEDGSSLMIHAKADDYKTDPAGNSGDRIACAVIAE